A single genomic interval of Streptomyces sp. BA2 harbors:
- the ileS gene encoding isoleucine--tRNA ligase has protein sequence MNTQPQYRQVPAQVDLPALEHAVLDFWREQKIFAKSLEQSEGRPEWVFYEGPPTANGMPGAHHIEARVFKDVFPRFRTMRGYHVARKAGWDCHGLPVELAVEKELGFNGKKDIEAYGIAEFNAKCRESVTRHTDAFADLTTRMGYWTDLDGAYRTMNPEYIESVWWSLKEIFNKDLLVQDHRVAPWCPRCGTGLSDHELAQGYETVVDPSVFVRFPLTGGPLAGEAALLVWTTTPWTLVSNTAVAAHPDVTYVVASNGEEKLVVAEPLVEKALGEGWEVTGQKFTGAEMERWNYQRPFELVEFPAPAHFVVNADYVTTEDGTGLVHQSPAFGEDDLKVCRSYGLPVVNPVRPDGTFEEDVPLVGGVFFKKADEKLTEDLQDRGLLFKHIPYEHSYPHCWRCHTALLYYAQPSWYIRTTAIKDRLLQENEKTNWFPDSVKHGRFGDWLNNNVDWALSRNRYWGTPLPIWRCEEGHLTCVGSRAELSDLTGTDQSELDPHRPYIDAVTFPCPTCQETATRVPEVIDAWYDSGSMPFAQWGYPYKNKELFESRYPAQFISEAIDQTRGWFYTLMAVGTLVFDKSSYENVVCLGHILAEDGRKMSKHLGNILQPIPLMDQHGADAVRWFMAAGGSPWAARRVGHGTIQEVVRKTLLTYWNTVAFQALYARTSKWAPSDADPAPADRPLLDRWLLSELHALTDQVTQALEGYDTQRAGKLLSTFVDNLSNWYVRRSRRRFWQGDKAALRTLHEVLETVTRLMAPLTPFITERVWQDLVVPVAPDAPESVHLTSWPEADLSAIDPDLSKQMVLVRRLVELGRATRAESGVKTRQPLSRALIAATGFESLNPELHAQITEELNVSSLASLSEVGGSLVDTTAKANFRALGKRFGKGVQAVAKAVADADAAALSLALREGTASVEVDGETVTLAPDEVIITETPREGWSVASDSGATVALDLEITEELRRAGLARDAIRLIQEARKNSGLDVADRIALRWTSTDPAVITALSDHDGLIADEVLATDFQQGEADDAYGETFTDESLSLTFRLRKA, from the coding sequence TTGAACACGCAGCCGCAGTACCGCCAGGTGCCCGCCCAGGTCGACCTGCCCGCCCTTGAGCACGCCGTGCTCGACTTCTGGCGCGAGCAGAAGATCTTCGCCAAGAGCCTCGAACAGTCCGAGGGCCGCCCCGAGTGGGTCTTCTACGAGGGCCCGCCCACCGCCAACGGCATGCCGGGCGCCCACCACATCGAGGCCCGCGTCTTCAAGGACGTCTTCCCGCGCTTCCGCACCATGCGGGGCTACCACGTCGCCCGCAAGGCCGGCTGGGACTGCCACGGCCTCCCGGTCGAGCTCGCGGTCGAGAAGGAGCTCGGGTTCAACGGCAAGAAGGACATCGAGGCGTACGGCATCGCCGAGTTCAACGCCAAGTGCCGCGAGTCCGTGACCCGGCACACCGACGCCTTCGCCGACCTCACGACCCGCATGGGCTACTGGACCGACCTCGACGGCGCATACCGCACGATGAACCCCGAGTACATCGAGTCGGTCTGGTGGTCCCTGAAGGAGATCTTCAACAAGGACCTCCTGGTCCAGGACCACCGCGTCGCCCCTTGGTGCCCGCGCTGCGGCACCGGCCTCTCCGACCACGAGCTTGCGCAGGGGTACGAGACGGTCGTCGACCCGTCCGTCTTCGTCCGCTTCCCGCTCACCGGCGGCCCGCTGGCGGGCGAGGCGGCCCTCCTGGTGTGGACGACCACTCCGTGGACCCTCGTCTCCAACACGGCGGTCGCCGCGCACCCGGACGTCACGTACGTCGTCGCGTCGAACGGTGAAGAGAAGCTCGTGGTCGCCGAGCCGCTCGTCGAGAAGGCACTCGGCGAGGGCTGGGAGGTCACCGGGCAGAAGTTCACCGGCGCCGAGATGGAGCGCTGGAACTACCAACGCCCCTTCGAGCTGGTCGAGTTCCCGGCTCCGGCCCACTTCGTGGTCAACGCCGACTACGTGACCACCGAGGACGGCACCGGTCTGGTCCACCAGTCCCCCGCCTTCGGTGAGGACGACCTCAAGGTCTGCCGCTCGTACGGCCTCCCGGTCGTGAACCCGGTGCGCCCCGACGGCACCTTCGAGGAGGACGTCCCGCTCGTAGGCGGTGTCTTCTTCAAGAAGGCCGACGAAAAGCTCACCGAGGACCTCCAGGACCGCGGTCTGCTCTTCAAGCACATCCCGTACGAGCACAGCTACCCGCACTGCTGGCGCTGCCACACGGCGCTCCTGTACTACGCGCAGCCGTCCTGGTACATCCGCACCACGGCCATCAAGGACCGTCTCCTCCAGGAGAACGAGAAGACCAACTGGTTCCCCGACTCGGTCAAGCACGGCCGCTTCGGCGACTGGCTGAACAACAACGTCGACTGGGCGCTGTCCCGCAACCGCTACTGGGGCACCCCGCTGCCCATCTGGCGCTGCGAGGAAGGCCACTTGACGTGCGTGGGCTCGCGCGCCGAGCTCTCCGACCTGACGGGCACCGACCAGTCGGAACTCGACCCGCACCGCCCGTACATCGACGCGGTCACCTTCCCCTGCCCGACCTGCCAGGAGACCGCGACGCGCGTCCCCGAGGTCATCGACGCCTGGTACGACTCCGGTTCGATGCCGTTCGCGCAGTGGGGATACCCGTACAAGAACAAGGAGCTCTTCGAGAGCCGGTACCCGGCGCAGTTCATCTCGGAGGCCATCGACCAGACCCGCGGCTGGTTCTACACGCTCATGGCGGTGGGCACCCTGGTCTTCGACAAGTCCTCGTACGAGAACGTCGTGTGCCTCGGCCACATCCTCGCCGAGGACGGCCGCAAGATGTCCAAGCACCTGGGCAACATCCTCCAGCCGATCCCGCTCATGGACCAGCACGGCGCCGACGCGGTGCGCTGGTTCATGGCGGCCGGCGGCTCCCCGTGGGCGGCGCGCCGCGTGGGTCACGGCACCATCCAGGAGGTCGTCCGCAAGACGCTCCTCACGTACTGGAACACGGTCGCCTTCCAGGCCCTGTACGCCCGTACGTCGAAGTGGGCCCCCAGCGACGCCGACCCGGCGCCCGCCGACCGCCCGCTCCTGGACCGCTGGCTGCTCAGCGAGCTGCACGCGCTCACCGACCAGGTCACCCAGGCCCTGGAGGGCTACGACACCCAGCGCGCGGGCAAGCTCCTGTCCACGTTCGTCGACAACCTCTCCAACTGGTACGTACGCCGTTCGCGCCGCCGCTTCTGGCAGGGCGACAAGGCGGCGCTGCGCACCCTGCACGAGGTCCTGGAGACGGTCACCCGCCTGATGGCCCCGCTGACGCCGTTCATCACGGAGCGCGTCTGGCAGGACCTGGTGGTGCCGGTCGCTCCGGACGCCCCGGAGTCGGTCCACCTGACGTCCTGGCCCGAGGCCGATCTGTCGGCGATCGACCCGGACCTGTCGAAGCAGATGGTCCTCGTGCGCCGCCTGGTGGAGCTGGGCCGCGCCACGCGCGCGGAGTCGGGCGTCAAGACCCGTCAGCCGCTGTCGCGCGCGCTGATCGCGGCCACGGGCTTCGAGTCGCTCAACCCCGAACTGCACGCCCAGATCACCGAGGAGCTCAATGTCTCCTCGCTCGCGTCGCTCTCCGAGGTCGGCGGCTCACTGGTCGACACGACCGCGAAGGCCAACTTCCGCGCGCTGGGCAAGCGGTTCGGCAAGGGCGTCCAGGCGGTCGCCAAGGCCGTCGCCGACGCCGACGCGGCCGCGCTGTCCCTGGCCCTGCGCGAGGGCACGGCTTCGGTCGAGGTCGACGGCGAGACGGTGACGCTGGCCCCGGACGAGGTCATCATCACGGAGACCCCGCGCGAGGGCTGGTCGGTGGCGTCCGACTCCGGTGCCACGGTCGCCCTCGACCTGGAGATCACGGAGGAGCTGCGCCGGGCAGGCCTTGCCCGTGACGCGATCCGCCTGATCCAGGAGGCCCGCAAGAACAGCGGCCTGGACGTCGCGGACCGGATCGCCCTGCGCTGGACCTCCACGGACCCGGCCGTGATCACGGCCCTGTCCGACCACGACGGCCTCATCGCGGACGAGGTCCTCGCCACGGACTTCCAGCAGGGCGAGGCCGACGACGCGTACGGCGAGACGTTCACGGACGAGTCCCTGTCCCTGACGTTCCGCCTCCGCAAGGCATAG
- a CDS encoding DivIVA domain-containing protein, protein MPLTPEDVRNKQFTTVRLREGYDEDEVDAFLDEVEAELTRLLRENEDLRAKLAAATRAAAQNQQQGGMRKPPEPQDQRGPGAPVPAAISGPQPVPPQQHPQHQQMGGPPQLPGGAPQLPAGPSGHGQQHQQGGPQGPGPMGQGGPMGGPMGGPMGGHGPQMPQPGQGPGGDSAARVLSLAQQTADQAIAEARSEANKIVGEARSRAEGLERDARAKADALERDAQEKHRVAMGSLESARATLERKVEDLRGFEREYRTRLKSYLESQLRQLETQADDSLAPPRTPATASLPPSPAPSMAPAGAGAPSYGGQQSMGGNQQNAGPSYGGQQQMSPAMTQPMAPVRPQAPQPMQQAPSPMRGFLIDEDDN, encoded by the coding sequence ATGCCGTTGACCCCCGAGGACGTGCGGAACAAGCAGTTCACGACCGTCCGCCTCCGAGAAGGCTATGACGAGGACGAGGTCGATGCCTTCCTCGATGAGGTCGAAGCCGAACTGACTCGCTTGCTCCGCGAGAACGAGGACCTGCGCGCCAAACTGGCCGCAGCCACCCGCGCCGCTGCGCAGAACCAGCAGCAGGGCGGCATGCGCAAGCCTCCGGAACCGCAGGACCAGCGCGGTCCCGGCGCCCCGGTGCCCGCCGCAATATCAGGTCCGCAGCCGGTGCCGCCGCAGCAGCACCCGCAGCACCAGCAGATGGGCGGTCCGCCGCAGCTGCCCGGTGGTGCGCCGCAGCTGCCCGCGGGCCCCAGCGGCCACGGCCAGCAGCACCAGCAGGGTGGCCCGCAGGGTCCCGGCCCGATGGGTCAGGGTGGCCCGATGGGCGGCCCCATGGGTGGTCCCATGGGCGGCCACGGTCCGCAGATGCCCCAGCCCGGTCAGGGCCCCGGTGGCGACAGCGCCGCGCGCGTGCTCTCCCTCGCCCAGCAGACCGCGGACCAGGCGATCGCGGAGGCCCGTTCCGAGGCCAACAAGATCGTCGGCGAGGCCCGTTCGCGCGCCGAGGGCCTCGAGCGTGACGCCCGTGCCAAGGCCGACGCCCTGGAGCGGGACGCGCAGGAGAAGCACCGCGTCGCGATGGGCTCCCTGGAGTCCGCACGCGCCACGCTGGAGCGCAAGGTCGAGGACCTGCGCGGCTTCGAGCGCGAGTACCGCACGCGTCTGAAGTCCTACCTGGAGTCGCAGCTCCGTCAGCTGGAGACCCAGGCCGACGACTCGCTGGCCCCGCCGCGGACCCCGGCGACTGCTTCCCTTCCGCCGTCCCCGGCGCCTTCCATGGCACCGGCCGGCGCGGGCGCCCCGTCGTACGGCGGTCAGCAGTCGATGGGCGGCAACCAGCAGAACGCCGGTCCGTCCTACGGCGGCCAGCAGCAGATGTCGCCGGCGATGACCCAGCCGATGGCGCCCGTGCGGCCGCAGGCCCCGCAGCCCATGCAGCAGGCTCCGTCGCCGATGCGTGGCTTCCTCATCGACGAGGACGACAACTGA
- a CDS encoding YggT family protein encodes MSVVWQVLYIALMCFLIVLIFRLVMDYVFQFARSWQPGKAMVVILEATYTVTDPPLKLLRRFIPPLRLGGVALDLSFFVLMIIVYILITVVRSVSV; translated from the coding sequence ATGAGCGTGGTCTGGCAGGTGCTTTACATCGCGCTGATGTGCTTCCTCATCGTGCTGATCTTCCGGTTGGTCATGGACTACGTCTTCCAGTTCGCCCGCTCATGGCAACCCGGCAAGGCGATGGTGGTCATTTTGGAGGCCACCTACACTGTCACTGATCCACCGCTCAAGCTTCTGCGGCGGTTCATCCCGCCGCTGCGTCTCGGGGGCGTGGCGCTCGACCTGTCCTTCTTCGTACTGATGATCATCGTCTACATCCTGATCACCGTCGTCAGGTCGGTGTCTGTGTGA
- a CDS encoding cell division protein SepF: protein MAGAMRKMAVYLGLVEDDGYDGPGFDPDDEFEPEPEPERDRRRHDPPHQSHQSRQAHASDRDESVRVVQPPAQREPVAHSASLAAESGRPARIAPVASITPERQSLEKNAPVIMPKVVSEREPYRITTLHPRTYNEARTIGEHFREGTPVIMNLTEMDDTDAKRLVDFAAGLVFGLHGSIERVTQKVFLLSPANVDVTAEDKARIAEGGFFNQS from the coding sequence ATGGCCGGCGCGATGCGCAAGATGGCGGTCTACCTCGGCCTCGTGGAGGACGACGGGTACGACGGTCCGGGGTTCGACCCCGATGACGAATTCGAACCCGAGCCGGAGCCCGAGCGGGACCGCAGGCGGCACGATCCGCCACACCAGTCGCACCAGTCCCGTCAGGCACACGCGTCTGATCGGGACGAATCGGTACGAGTGGTACAGCCCCCCGCACAGCGTGAGCCGGTCGCCCATTCCGCTTCGCTAGCCGCGGAATCCGGACGTCCGGCACGAATCGCCCCCGTGGCATCCATCACACCTGAACGCCAGAGCCTGGAGAAGAACGCACCGGTGATCATGCCCAAGGTCGTGTCCGAGCGGGAGCCCTACCGCATCACCACGCTGCACCCGCGGACGTACAACGAGGCCCGTACCATCGGGGAACACTTCCGCGAAGGCACCCCGGTGATCATGAATCTGACCGAGATGGATGACACGGATGCGAAGCGACTTGTCGACTTTGCCGCCGGTCTGGTGTTCGGTCTCCATGGCAGCATTGAGCGAGTGACGCAGAAGGTGTTCCTGTTGTCGCCTGCTAACGTCGATGTAACGGCGGAGGACAAGGCTCGCATCGCAGAGGGCGGGTTCTTCAACCAGAGCTGA
- a CDS encoding YggS family pyridoxal phosphate-dependent enzyme — translation MTDRKSQLAANLAKVEERIAAACAAAGRKREEVTLIVVTKTYPASDVRILSELGVRHVAENRDQDAAPKAADCSDLPLAWHFVGQLQTNKVRSVVSYADVVQSVDRPKLVTALSNGAVRAERELGCLIQVALDAEENGRGERGGVGPGGIEELAGLVAQAPGLRLDGLMTVAPLTGPYAGRQQAAFERLMEFSTLMRATHPAANMVSAGMSADLEQAVAAGATHVRVGTAVLGVRPGLG, via the coding sequence ATGACGGACCGTAAGTCTCAACTCGCCGCGAATCTGGCGAAGGTCGAAGAGCGCATCGCCGCGGCGTGCGCGGCGGCCGGGCGCAAGCGGGAGGAGGTGACCCTGATCGTGGTCACCAAGACCTACCCCGCGAGCGATGTGCGGATCCTCTCGGAGCTCGGTGTGCGCCATGTCGCCGAGAACCGTGACCAGGACGCGGCCCCCAAGGCCGCCGACTGCTCGGATCTTCCCCTTGCTTGGCACTTTGTCGGTCAATTGCAGACCAACAAGGTCCGTTCTGTGGTCAGTTATGCCGATGTGGTCCAGTCCGTGGACCGCCCCAAGCTCGTCACGGCCCTGTCGAACGGTGCCGTGCGGGCCGAGCGGGAACTCGGCTGCCTGATCCAGGTCGCCCTCGACGCCGAGGAGAACGGCAGGGGCGAGCGCGGGGGCGTGGGCCCCGGCGGCATCGAAGAGTTGGCCGGACTCGTGGCGCAGGCTCCGGGGCTGCGGCTCGACGGTCTGATGACCGTGGCGCCGCTCACCGGTCCGTACGCGGGGCGGCAACAGGCGGCGTTCGAGCGGCTGATGGAATTCTCAACCCTCATGCGCGCGACTCATCCGGCTGCGAACATGGTGTCGGCAGGGATGAGTGCGGACCTCGAACAGGCCGTGGCGGCCGGAGCGACACATGTGCGCGTCGGTACGGCGGTACTCGGAGTCCGACCCGGGCTCGGGTAA
- the pgeF gene encoding peptidoglycan editing factor PgeF, whose product MISQHSTVSGAHFAFTDRWGGVSAVPYEELNLGGAVGDDPQAVRANRALAAKSLGIKPERVVWMNQVHGPDVAVVDGPWGSEAEIPAVDAVVTARRGLALVVLTADCTPVLLADPVAKVAAAAHAGRPGMLAGVVPAAVEAMVKLGADPARVVARTGPAVCGRCYEVPEAMRADAAAIEPAAYAETSWGTPAVDVTAGAHAQLERLGVRDREQSPVCTLESGDHFSYRRDRTTGRLAGYVWLD is encoded by the coding sequence GTGATAAGCCAGCACAGCACCGTGAGCGGCGCGCACTTCGCCTTCACCGACAGGTGGGGCGGGGTGAGCGCCGTTCCGTACGAAGAGCTCAATCTCGGCGGCGCGGTCGGCGACGACCCACAGGCCGTGCGGGCCAACCGCGCGCTGGCCGCCAAGTCGCTGGGCATCAAACCGGAGCGGGTCGTCTGGATGAACCAGGTGCACGGCCCCGATGTCGCGGTGGTCGATGGACCCTGGGGTTCCGAGGCCGAGATCCCGGCGGTCGACGCCGTGGTGACCGCCCGCCGTGGCCTCGCCCTGGTGGTCCTCACCGCGGACTGCACGCCCGTCCTGCTCGCCGACCCGGTCGCCAAGGTCGCGGCGGCGGCTCACGCGGGGCGGCCCGGCATGCTGGCGGGGGTCGTCCCCGCCGCCGTCGAGGCGATGGTGAAGCTGGGCGCCGACCCGGCCCGCGTCGTCGCCCGCACCGGGCCCGCCGTCTGCGGCCGCTGCTACGAAGTGCCGGAGGCGATGCGCGCCGATGCCGCCGCGATCGAGCCGGCGGCGTACGCCGAGACGAGCTGGGGCACTCCGGCGGTCGACGTGACCGCGGGGGCGCACGCCCAGCTGGAGCGGCTCGGGGTGCGCGACCGGGAGCAGTCGCCGGTGTGCACCCTGGAATCCGGTGACCACTTCTCGTACCGCCGCGACCGGACCACCGGTCGTCTCGCGGGCTATGTCTGGCTGGACTGA
- the ftsZ gene encoding cell division protein FtsZ yields the protein MAAPQNYLAVIKVIGVGGGGVNAINRMIEVGLKGVEFIAINTDAQALLMSDADVKLDVGRELTRGLGAGANPAVGRKAAEDHREEIEEVLKGADMVFVTAGEGGGTGTGGAPVVANIARSLGALTIGVVTRPFTFEGRRRANQAEDGIAELREEVDTLIVIPNDRLLSISDRQVSVLDAFKSADQVLLSGVQGITDLITTPGLINLDFADVKSVMSEAGSALMGIGSARGDDRAVAAAEMAISSPLLEASIDGARGVLLSISGGSDLGLFEINEAAQLVSEAAHPEANIIFGAVIDDALGDEVRVTVIAAGFDGGQPPSKRDTVLGSASPTKQRDEQPSATSRPAESRSTYGGLGSVTPHEEKPAPEPVEATPVNETPSAPVAPPQVPPARPYSDSQAEELDVPDFLK from the coding sequence GTGGCAGCACCGCAGAACTACCTCGCAGTCATCAAAGTCATCGGTGTCGGCGGCGGTGGTGTCAATGCCATCAACCGGATGATCGAGGTCGGTCTCAAGGGCGTCGAGTTCATCGCCATCAACACCGACGCGCAAGCCCTGTTGATGAGCGACGCCGACGTCAAGCTCGACGTCGGCCGTGAACTCACCCGCGGCCTCGGCGCCGGAGCCAACCCGGCAGTCGGCCGCAAGGCGGCCGAGGACCACCGCGAGGAGATCGAGGAGGTCCTCAAGGGGGCCGACATGGTCTTCGTCACCGCCGGCGAAGGCGGCGGCACCGGCACCGGCGGCGCACCTGTCGTCGCCAACATCGCCCGCTCCCTGGGCGCCCTGACCATCGGCGTCGTGACCCGGCCGTTCACCTTCGAGGGCCGTCGTCGCGCCAACCAGGCCGAGGACGGGATCGCGGAGCTGCGCGAAGAGGTCGACACCCTCATCGTCATCCCCAACGACCGGCTCCTGTCCATCTCGGACCGCCAGGTCAGCGTTCTGGACGCCTTCAAGTCGGCGGACCAGGTCCTGCTCTCCGGTGTCCAGGGCATCACCGACCTCATCACGACCCCGGGTCTGATCAACCTCGACTTCGCCGACGTCAAGTCGGTCATGTCCGAGGCCGGTTCGGCCCTGATGGGCATCGGTTCGGCGCGCGGCGACGACCGCGCGGTGGCCGCCGCCGAGATGGCGATCTCCTCGCCACTCCTGGAGGCGTCCATCGACGGAGCGCGGGGCGTCCTGCTCTCCATCTCCGGCGGCTCCGACCTCGGCCTCTTCGAGATCAACGAAGCGGCCCAACTGGTCAGCGAGGCGGCCCACCCCGAGGCCAACATCATCTTCGGCGCCGTCATCGACGACGCCCTGGGCGACGAGGTCCGGGTCACCGTCATCGCGGCGGGCTTCGACGGGGGACAGCCGCCGTCCAAGCGCGACACCGTCCTCGGTTCGGCTTCGCCTACCAAGCAGCGTGACGAGCAGCCGTCGGCCACGAGCCGTCCGGCCGAGTCCCGTTCGACGTACGGCGGTCTCGGCAGCGTCACGCCGCACGAGGAGAAGCCGGCTCCGGAGCCGGTCGAGGCGACTCCGGTCAACGAGACCCCGTCCGCGCCCGTGGCCCCGCCGCAGGTTCCGCCGGCCCGTCCGTACTCGGACAGCCAGGCCGAAGAGCTGGACGTGCCGGACTTCCTGAAGTGA
- a CDS encoding FtsQ-type POTRA domain-containing protein, whose translation MAGPTTAERQKLDSGPPRPPRSRVRMPRPRTLVLSLIALVLLGAGGVWLLYGSQYLRLERVTTSGTRILTPGEVREAAAAPVGAPLISVDTDAIEDRLRKRLPRIDSVDVVRSWPHGIGLKVTERKPVLLIEKGGKFVEVDAKGVRFATVGHAPKGVPLLELRPDQENAAASLRRFDSHRLRREAVQVAGALPAVVARDTRVVKARSYDSISLELRGGRTVAWGSSEKGRTKASTLTALMKAAPKARHFDVSVPTAPASSAS comes from the coding sequence GTGGCCGGACCGACCACCGCCGAACGGCAGAAGCTCGACTCCGGCCCGCCCCGCCCCCCGCGCTCCCGCGTACGCATGCCGCGGCCGCGCACCCTGGTCCTCTCGCTGATCGCGCTCGTGCTGCTCGGCGCGGGTGGAGTCTGGCTGCTCTACGGCTCGCAGTATCTGCGCCTGGAGCGCGTGACGACGTCCGGGACGCGGATTCTGACGCCCGGCGAGGTACGCGAAGCCGCCGCGGCCCCGGTCGGGGCGCCCCTGATCTCGGTCGACACCGACGCGATCGAGGACCGGCTGCGGAAGAGACTTCCGCGTATCGATTCGGTCGACGTCGTCCGTTCCTGGCCGCACGGAATCGGTCTGAAAGTGACCGAACGCAAGCCGGTTCTCCTTATCGAAAAGGGCGGAAAGTTCGTCGAAGTGGACGCCAAGGGCGTGCGATTCGCCACGGTCGGACATGCGCCGAAGGGTGTTCCGCTGCTGGAATTGAGGCCGGATCAGGAGAACGCGGCGGCGAGTCTGCGCCGTTTCGACTCCCACCGACTGCGGCGTGAGGCGGTACAGGTCGCGGGTGCGCTGCCCGCAGTGGTGGCCCGCGATACACGTGTCGTCAAGGCCCGTTCGTACGACTCGATCTCGCTGGAGTTGAGGGGCGGACGCACCGTAGCGTGGGGCAGCAGTGAGAAGGGCCGGACGAAGGCAAGCACACTCACCGCCCTGATGAAAGCCGCCCCCAAGGCACGGCACTTCGATGTGAGTGTCCCCACCGCCCCTGCGTCATCGGCGAGTTGA
- the murG gene encoding undecaprenyldiphospho-muramoylpentapeptide beta-N-acetylglucosaminyltransferase, which yields MHVVLAGGGTAGHIEPALALADALRRQDPTVGITALGTERGLETRLVPERGYELALIPAVPLPRKPTPELITVPGRLRGTIKAAEQILERTKADCVVGFGGYVALPGYLAAKRTGTPIVVHEANARPGLANKIGSRYAHGVAVATPDSKLRNSRYIGIPLRHTIATLDRARVRPEARAAFGLDPNLPTLLVSGGSQGARRLNEVVQQVAPVLQRAGIQILHAVGPKNEMPYVENMPGMPPYIPVPYVDRMDLAYAAADMMLCRAGAMTVAELSAVGLPAAYVPLPIGNGEQRLNAQPVVKAGGGLLVDDAELTPEWVQGNVLPVLADPHRLYEMSRAASEFGRRDADDLLVGMVYEAIASRRNG from the coding sequence GTGCATGTCGTACTCGCCGGTGGGGGGACCGCCGGCCACATCGAGCCCGCGCTCGCCCTCGCGGACGCCCTGCGGAGGCAGGACCCGACCGTGGGCATCACGGCCCTGGGCACGGAGCGTGGACTCGAGACCCGGCTCGTACCGGAGCGGGGCTACGAACTCGCGCTGATCCCGGCCGTACCGCTGCCGCGCAAGCCAACCCCTGAGCTGATCACCGTCCCGGGGCGGCTGCGCGGCACGATCAAGGCGGCCGAGCAGATCCTGGAGCGTACGAAGGCGGACTGCGTGGTCGGCTTCGGCGGCTATGTCGCGCTGCCGGGGTACCTCGCGGCCAAGCGGACCGGTACGCCGATCGTCGTGCACGAGGCCAACGCGCGTCCGGGCCTCGCCAACAAGATCGGGTCGCGGTACGCCCACGGGGTGGCCGTTGCCACCCCCGACAGCAAGCTGCGCAACTCCCGCTACATCGGCATTCCGCTGCGCCACACCATCGCCACGCTCGACAGGGCCCGGGTCCGCCCGGAGGCGCGCGCCGCCTTCGGCCTCGACCCGAACCTGCCGACGCTCCTTGTCTCCGGCGGTTCGCAGGGCGCCCGGCGGCTCAACGAGGTCGTCCAGCAGGTCGCTCCGGTGCTCCAGCGCGCCGGGATCCAGATCCTGCACGCGGTCGGCCCGAAGAACGAAATGCCGTACGTCGAGAACATGCCCGGTATGCCGCCCTACATCCCGGTACCGTACGTGGACCGGATGGACCTCGCGTACGCCGCGGCGGACATGATGCTCTGCCGTGCGGGCGCGATGACCGTCGCCGAACTCTCCGCCGTCGGGCTTCCGGCCGCGTACGTACCGCTGCCCATCGGCAACGGCGAACAGCGGCTGAACGCCCAGCCGGTGGTCAAGGCGGGCGGTGGACTCCTCGTGGACGACGCCGAACTGACGCCCGAGTGGGTGCAGGGCAACGTACTCCCGGTGCTCGCCGATCCGCACCGGCTGTACGAGATGTCCCGCGCCGCATCGGAGTTCGGCCGCAGGGATGCCGACGACCTCCTCGTCGGCATGGTGTACGAGGCGATCGCGTCCCGCCGCAACGGGTGA